The genomic stretch TGAAAATAAAACTAAAATTAAAGTCGTTTAGGCTTAAGCTTATTAAAATTTGAATTATGAAAAAGATAGTATTAGCAGGATTTTTATCCGTTTTCTTACTAACGGCCTGCAAGAAGGATGACAGAGTTGCTGAGAAATCACTGGAAGAGCAAAAGCTTGAATTCCAGGCTAGACAACTTGAAATAGAGAAACAGAAGCTCGCTATTGAAAAAGAAAAGCTGGTATATGAAGCTCAGAAAAAAGCTGACAGTATTTCTGAAGTAAAAAAAGCGAAAGCTACTGCTGAAAATAATTCAAAACCTAGAGTTATAAGAGAAACCAGAACAGTATACCGTGACAGAAGCTCTAACTCCAATTCAGGAGGTGGAAGTAACGGCGGATATGCTGATAACGGTAGCAATTCCTCACAGGGAACTACTCAGAAAAAAGGGATGAGTAAAGCAGCTAAAGGTACTATTATCGGTACTGTAGGAGGTGCTGCTGC from Chryseobacterium indologenes encodes the following:
- a CDS encoding YMGG-like glycine zipper-containing protein — translated: MKKIVLAGFLSVFLLTACKKDDRVAEKSLEEQKLEFQARQLEIEKQKLAIEKEKLVYEAQKKADSISEVKKAKATAENNSKPRVIRETRTVYRDRSSNSNSGGGSNGGYADNGSNSSQGTTQKKGMSKAAKGTIIGTVGGAAAGAIIAKKNRGLGAVIGGVVGGATGYTIGRSQDRKDGRVQPR